Proteins encoded together in one Amphritea japonica ATCC BAA-1530 window:
- a CDS encoding electron transfer flavoprotein subunit alpha/FixB family protein — protein sequence MSNDHKSELLRRDPRIEWIARNRLHPLHGTVGVSDEVEVRGPSGLIRKNPHKVGFIGPNGIKRIDRLKGNGATVATGRRSGAQSGPQAVQLPLHSVEIPDFYIVVVPDMVGGRLTSHDKDVIGLAHKLISGLEDSNPEEKGAVLTVCFGESKEEGFDTAGVDRLLLLDGEEYQGYSPEQQLAAMVQVEASYQPKHWLFPDSVNGGADLGSRLAARLGERPAVQAWQVDNATMICRGAGGTTDITRSTTRLMLLAEECADAIDETRHEALPVELESVPAVIAQLQDQGQVAVDPNAIPLGEAEFILSAGNGIHNWDQFHKAAELLGATEGASRVAVDDGFMPRFRQVGATGTWVTARVYLAVGISGAIQHMQGIGQCDKVIAINTDAGCDMVKAAALSTVGDSEAILSELLTLAQAFRAGQTEGGDQDAA from the coding sequence ATGAGCAATGACCATAAAAGTGAGCTTCTTAGAAGAGATCCCCGGATTGAGTGGATTGCGCGTAACCGTTTGCACCCATTGCATGGCACCGTTGGTGTTAGTGATGAAGTAGAAGTGCGTGGCCCTTCGGGGCTGATTCGAAAGAATCCACACAAGGTTGGCTTTATCGGGCCTAACGGTATTAAACGTATTGATCGCCTTAAAGGTAATGGCGCAACCGTTGCGACGGGGCGTCGTAGTGGCGCTCAAAGTGGACCTCAGGCTGTACAGTTGCCACTGCACAGTGTTGAGATCCCTGATTTCTACATCGTTGTGGTACCCGACATGGTCGGTGGTCGTTTGACCAGTCACGATAAAGATGTGATCGGTTTGGCGCATAAGCTTATCAGTGGATTAGAAGACTCCAATCCTGAAGAAAAGGGTGCGGTTCTGACGGTCTGTTTCGGAGAAAGCAAAGAGGAAGGTTTTGACACGGCCGGTGTTGATCGTTTGCTGTTGCTTGATGGTGAAGAATACCAGGGCTACAGTCCTGAGCAGCAACTGGCGGCAATGGTGCAGGTGGAAGCCAGTTATCAGCCGAAACACTGGTTATTCCCGGATAGCGTCAATGGGGGAGCTGATCTGGGCTCCCGCCTGGCAGCCCGGCTGGGTGAACGGCCTGCTGTGCAAGCGTGGCAGGTGGATAATGCAACGATGATTTGTCGTGGTGCCGGGGGTACAACAGATATCACCCGCAGCACAACACGTTTGATGCTGCTGGCAGAAGAGTGTGCCGATGCGATCGATGAAACGCGCCATGAAGCGTTGCCAGTCGAACTGGAATCTGTACCCGCTGTGATAGCGCAGCTGCAGGATCAGGGACAGGTTGCAGTTGATCCAAATGCCATACCTTTGGGTGAAGCTGAGTTTATCTTGTCTGCGGGTAACGGTATTCATAACTGGGATCAGTTCCACAAAGCGGCTGAACTGCTGGGTGCCACCGAAGGTGCCAGTCGGGTTGCAGTAGATGATGGCTTTATGCCACGGTTCCGTCAGGTGGGGGCAACCGGTACCTGGGTCACGGCACGGGTTTATCTGGCGGTCGGTATTTCCGGTGCGATCCAGCATATGCAGGGTATTGGTCAGTGTGACAAAGTCATCGCGATTAATACCGATGCCGGGTGTGACATGGTTAAAGCGGCAGCGTTAAGTACTGTCGGCGATAGTGAGGCGATTCTCAGTGAGTTGCTGACATTGGCGCAGGCATTCCGTGCCGGCCAGACTGAGGGAGGTGATCAGGATGCCGCATAA
- a CDS encoding (Fe-S)-binding protein — translation MSFEWLHPVLIATALVLAVIGAVRRVNLWRAGQPDQVDLIAGLMAMPGRYLHDLHDIVERDKYMSKTHAATGGGFVLSAALIILVHLLGFDSQILAWALLGALALMFVGALFVFKRRLNPPSRISKGPWMRLPKSLLAFAGAFFVLTLPAAGVLPEGTGGILLSLLLTALIIWGMGELFFGMTWGGPMKHAFAGALHLAFHRRQERFGGGRSTGLKPVDLSLAQEVGGVLGVAKPTDFKWNQLLGFDACVQCGKCEAMCPAFAAGQPLNPKKLIQDMVVGLAGGSDAQFAGSPYPGKAIGEATGGPTQIITEGLIDPDTLWSCTTCRACVEECPMMIEHVDAVVDMRRYLTMEKGKTPNKGAEVLDNLIATDNPNGYNPASRTNSAADQNLNLMRDVQKADVLFWVSDGAFDMRSQRILRAFVKLLKAANVDFAVLGDEELDSGDVARRLGDDAAFQSIAKRNLAVLSQYKFKAIVTTDPHAYHCLRNEYDDFGSSALEGVEVLHHTTYLNELVQQGKLKLDSFSGGRVTYHDPCYLGRYNGEYEAPRELLRSMGIEIAEMERSGFRSRCCGGGGGAPITDVPGERRIADMRMEDVNSTEAELVAVGCQQCTAMLEGVVEPRPEVKDIAEILVDQLIEEVH, via the coding sequence ATGTCTTTCGAATGGTTACATCCTGTCCTGATTGCTACCGCGTTGGTGCTGGCGGTGATTGGCGCGGTACGCCGGGTTAATCTATGGCGTGCCGGACAGCCAGATCAGGTTGATCTGATCGCTGGCCTGATGGCGATGCCTGGACGCTATCTGCATGATCTTCATGATATTGTCGAACGCGACAAATATATGTCTAAAACCCATGCGGCTACTGGTGGTGGTTTTGTACTTTCTGCTGCGTTGATTATTCTGGTTCACTTACTGGGGTTCGATAGCCAGATTCTGGCCTGGGCACTTTTAGGTGCGCTGGCGCTGATGTTTGTAGGTGCCCTGTTTGTCTTTAAACGTCGTCTTAATCCTCCTAGCCGAATATCCAAAGGCCCCTGGATGCGTTTGCCAAAGAGCCTGCTGGCCTTTGCCGGTGCGTTCTTCGTCCTGACACTACCGGCGGCCGGAGTTCTACCCGAAGGAACGGGGGGTATTCTGTTGTCATTGTTACTCACTGCGCTGATTATCTGGGGCATGGGTGAACTGTTCTTTGGCATGACCTGGGGTGGTCCGATGAAGCATGCCTTCGCAGGCGCGCTGCATCTGGCTTTTCATCGTCGTCAGGAACGGTTTGGTGGCGGTCGGTCGACGGGTTTAAAGCCGGTTGATCTTTCGCTTGCTCAGGAAGTGGGTGGCGTCTTAGGTGTCGCTAAACCGACTGACTTTAAGTGGAACCAGTTACTGGGTTTTGATGCTTGTGTTCAGTGCGGTAAATGTGAGGCGATGTGTCCGGCGTTTGCTGCAGGACAGCCTCTGAACCCGAAGAAACTGATTCAGGATATGGTGGTTGGCCTGGCGGGTGGCAGCGATGCGCAGTTTGCTGGCAGTCCTTACCCTGGTAAAGCGATAGGCGAGGCGACGGGTGGCCCGACACAAATCATTACTGAGGGGTTGATCGATCCCGATACACTCTGGTCTTGTACCACTTGTCGTGCCTGTGTCGAAGAGTGCCCGATGATGATCGAGCATGTAGATGCTGTCGTCGATATGCGCCGCTACCTGACAATGGAAAAAGGTAAGACGCCGAACAAGGGTGCCGAAGTACTGGATAACCTGATCGCTACGGATAACCCTAACGGGTATAACCCGGCGAGTCGGACTAACTCGGCGGCCGACCAGAATCTCAATTTGATGCGTGATGTTCAGAAAGCAGACGTTTTGTTCTGGGTATCCGATGGTGCCTTTGATATGCGTAGTCAGCGTATTTTGCGGGCGTTTGTGAAACTGCTTAAAGCCGCGAATGTTGATTTTGCAGTGCTGGGCGACGAAGAGCTGGATTCAGGAGATGTGGCGCGCCGCTTAGGCGATGATGCGGCGTTCCAGAGTATTGCTAAACGTAATCTGGCGGTACTTTCTCAATATAAGTTTAAGGCCATTGTTACCACCGACCCGCATGCCTATCACTGCCTGCGTAATGAATACGATGATTTCGGCAGTTCAGCTCTGGAGGGGGTTGAGGTATTGCACCATACAACCTATCTGAATGAACTGGTTCAACAGGGAAAACTGAAGTTAGATAGCTTCAGTGGTGGCAGGGTAACCTATCATGACCCATGTTACCTGGGGCGTTATAACGGTGAATACGAAGCCCCCCGTGAGCTGTTGCGCTCAATGGGCATCGAAATTGCGGAGATGGAGCGTTCTGGCTTCCGTTCACGTTGCTGCGGTGGCGGTGGCGGAGCACCTATTACGGATGTTCCGGGCGAACGACGTATCGCTGATATGCGGATGGAAGATGTGAACAGCACTGAAGCTGAACTGGTTGCCGTTGGTTGTCAGCAGTGTACTGCGATGTTGGAAGGTGTTGTTGAGCCGCGTCCGGAAGTGAAAGATATTGCAGAGATCCTGGTAGATCAACTGATCGAGGAGGTGCACTGA
- the dgcA gene encoding dimethylglycine demethylation protein DgcA translates to MSQFDVLFEPLKINNLTIRNRIVSTAHAEVYATDGGMTTDRYVKYYEEKAKGGCGLSICGGSSVVSIDSPQSWWSSVNLSTDRIIPHFQNLADAVHKHGGKIMIQITHMGRRSRWDGENWTNLMSPSGIREPVHRATCKIIEEEDIWRVIGDFAQAARRAKEGGLDGVELSAVHQHLVDQFWSPRVNKRTDKWGGSFENRMRFGMEVLKAVRAEVGRDFVVGMRITGDEFHPDGLNHDDMKQIAAYYDATGELDFFGVVGSGCDTHNTLANVIPNMSYPPEPFLHLAAGIKEVVSVPVIHAQNIKDPNQAKRIIEAGYVDFVGMTRAHIADPHIIAKIKNDQVDQIRQCVGANYCIDRQYQGLDVLCIQNAATSREYMGLPHIIEKTTGKVRKVVVIGGGPGGLEAARVAAERGHQVVLVEKAEELGGQITLAAKAPQRDQIAGITRWLAMEIERLGVDVRLGTEANEELVRELKPDVCVIATGGSPFIDQNPEWGAAEGLVVSSWDILSGKVEPGKNVLIYDTICEFSGLSAADYLASKGSLVEIVTDDIKPGVGIGGTTFPTYYRSLYEKEVIMTSDYLLEKVYREGDSLVAVLENEYTAQREERVVDQIVVENGTRPNEELFYALKEESLNKGQINNEALFDIKPQPVLSEDADGMILWRLGDCVSQRNVHAAMYDALRLCKDL, encoded by the coding sequence ATGTCCCAGTTTGATGTTCTGTTTGAGCCTTTAAAGATTAACAATCTGACAATCCGTAACCGTATTGTCAGTACAGCTCACGCCGAGGTTTATGCGACCGACGGCGGTATGACGACTGATCGCTACGTTAAATACTACGAGGAGAAAGCCAAAGGTGGCTGTGGCCTGAGTATTTGTGGTGGTTCCAGTGTGGTATCCATCGACAGTCCTCAAAGCTGGTGGAGTTCGGTCAACCTGTCGACCGATCGTATCATCCCGCATTTTCAGAACCTGGCAGATGCGGTGCATAAGCACGGCGGCAAGATCATGATTCAGATCACGCATATGGGTCGTCGTTCCCGTTGGGACGGAGAAAACTGGACTAACCTGATGTCTCCCTCCGGTATTCGTGAGCCGGTCCACCGTGCGACCTGTAAGATTATTGAAGAGGAAGATATCTGGCGGGTTATCGGTGATTTCGCTCAGGCGGCACGCCGCGCTAAAGAGGGTGGTCTGGACGGTGTTGAACTGTCAGCGGTTCACCAGCACCTGGTCGATCAGTTCTGGTCTCCACGGGTTAACAAACGTACCGATAAGTGGGGCGGGAGCTTCGAAAACCGTATGCGCTTTGGTATGGAAGTATTGAAAGCGGTTCGTGCGGAAGTCGGTCGTGATTTTGTTGTGGGGATGCGTATCACCGGTGATGAATTTCATCCTGATGGTTTGAACCACGACGATATGAAGCAGATCGCTGCGTATTATGATGCGACCGGAGAGCTTGATTTCTTCGGTGTGGTTGGCTCGGGTTGTGATACTCACAATACCCTGGCAAACGTTATCCCGAATATGAGTTATCCACCGGAGCCGTTCTTGCATCTGGCGGCGGGCATCAAAGAAGTTGTATCTGTTCCGGTGATTCATGCCCAGAACATTAAAGACCCGAATCAGGCTAAGCGTATTATCGAAGCCGGCTATGTGGATTTTGTGGGTATGACCCGCGCCCATATTGCCGACCCGCATATCATTGCCAAGATTAAGAATGATCAGGTCGATCAGATCCGTCAGTGTGTGGGTGCAAACTACTGTATCGACCGACAGTACCAGGGCCTGGATGTGCTTTGTATCCAGAATGCGGCGACGTCCCGTGAGTACATGGGGCTGCCACATATTATTGAGAAGACTACCGGCAAGGTTCGCAAGGTGGTGGTTATCGGGGGTGGCCCGGGTGGTCTGGAAGCGGCGCGGGTTGCTGCTGAACGGGGCCATCAGGTTGTGCTTGTCGAAAAAGCGGAAGAGCTGGGTGGTCAGATTACGCTGGCGGCTAAAGCCCCGCAGCGGGATCAGATTGCCGGTATTACACGCTGGTTAGCGATGGAAATTGAGCGCCTGGGTGTTGATGTTCGTCTGGGCACCGAAGCCAATGAAGAACTGGTTAGAGAGCTGAAGCCAGATGTTTGTGTGATCGCGACCGGTGGTAGTCCCTTTATCGATCAGAACCCTGAGTGGGGTGCTGCAGAGGGCTTGGTTGTCTCTAGCTGGGATATTCTCAGCGGCAAGGTTGAGCCGGGCAAAAACGTACTGATCTACGATACTATCTGCGAATTCTCAGGCCTTTCTGCCGCTGATTATCTGGCGTCGAAAGGGTCGCTGGTTGAGATCGTAACCGATGATATCAAGCCGGGTGTGGGTATTGGTGGAACGACGTTCCCTACTTACTATCGCTCGTTGTATGAGAAAGAGGTGATTATGACCTCGGACTATCTGCTGGAAAAAGTGTATCGCGAAGGTGATAGCCTGGTGGCTGTTCTGGAGAACGAGTATACCGCGCAGCGCGAAGAGCGGGTGGTTGACCAGATTGTGGTAGAAAACGGTACCCGTCCGAACGAAGAGCTGTTTTACGCGCTGAAAGAGGAGTCCCTTAATAAGGGACAGATCAACAATGAGGCGCTGTTTGATATCAAGCCTCAGCCTGTTCTCAGTGAAGATGCGGATGGCATGATCCTGTGGCGTCTGGGTGACTGTGTGTCTCAGCGTAATGTGCATGCGGCGATGTATGACGCTCTTCGCTTGTGTAAAGATCTCTGA
- a CDS encoding 4-vinyl reductase, whose protein sequence is MGVHAPEMPIDVNDETGVWTTDALPMLYVPRHFFVNNHMGIEEEIGADRYADILYKAGYKSAHYWCEKEAAEHGLSGADVWHHYLKRLSQRGWGFFITEELDLEAGTAKVRLENSAFVYQYGKVNRKVDYMFTGWFAGALDQIAENLGYEVRTKAEQTQCAAEDGCDVGYFEVTPL, encoded by the coding sequence ATGGGTGTACATGCGCCAGAAATGCCAATCGATGTAAATGATGAGACCGGAGTATGGACCACGGATGCACTGCCAATGTTGTATGTGCCGCGTCATTTCTTCGTCAATAACCACATGGGTATTGAGGAAGAGATCGGTGCTGATCGCTATGCCGATATTCTATACAAGGCGGGTTATAAGTCTGCTCATTACTGGTGTGAAAAAGAAGCGGCTGAGCATGGCTTGAGCGGCGCGGATGTTTGGCATCACTACCTCAAGCGTTTGTCGCAGCGCGGCTGGGGCTTTTTCATCACTGAAGAGCTGGATCTGGAAGCGGGTACCGCCAAAGTACGTTTAGAAAACTCTGCCTTTGTTTATCAGTACGGCAAAGTGAACCGTAAAGTGGATTACATGTTTACCGGCTGGTTTGCCGGTGCGCTGGATCAGATCGCTGAAAACCTGGGCTACGAGGTTCGCACTAAGGCCGAACAGACCCAGTGCGCGGCTGAGGATGGCTGTGACGTGGGTTACTTTGAAGTAACACCACTGTAA
- a CDS encoding dipeptidase: MTPADLHNDSIIIDGLICAKWERALFEDMAKGGLTAANCTVAFWENFEGTVRNIVEMNGLIEESSDLLLKVRTTEDIHRAKREGKTGVMMGFQNANAFEDQIGYVKVFKDLGVGIVQMCYNTQNLVGTGCYERDGGLSGFGREIVAEMNKHGMLCDLSHVGPNTAKEVIDESKQRVAYSHCLPDGLKEHPRNRSDEELKYIADKGGFVGVTMFTPFLRAGVNATVDDYVEAIRYVYNIVGEDAIGIGTDFTQGHGHDFFEYLTHDKGYARRLTRFGEIINPKGIRTVGEFPNLTEALLRDGFSESQVRKIMGENWVDLLRDVWGS, from the coding sequence ATGACCCCAGCTGATCTGCACAATGATTCCATCATTATCGATGGTTTGATCTGCGCTAAATGGGAACGCGCTCTGTTTGAAGATATGGCTAAAGGTGGCCTGACTGCCGCTAACTGCACCGTTGCATTCTGGGAAAATTTTGAAGGCACCGTGCGTAACATAGTCGAGATGAACGGGTTGATCGAAGAGAGCAGTGACCTGTTGCTGAAGGTGCGTACCACTGAAGATATCCACCGGGCCAAGCGGGAAGGTAAAACCGGGGTGATGATGGGCTTTCAGAATGCCAATGCGTTTGAAGACCAGATCGGCTATGTAAAAGTGTTTAAAGACCTGGGCGTGGGCATTGTGCAGATGTGTTACAACACCCAGAACCTGGTAGGTACCGGTTGTTATGAGCGTGATGGTGGTTTGTCTGGTTTTGGTCGTGAGATCGTCGCTGAGATGAACAAGCACGGTATGCTCTGTGATCTGTCTCACGTTGGCCCGAATACCGCTAAAGAAGTGATCGATGAGTCGAAGCAGCGGGTTGCTTACTCCCATTGTTTACCGGATGGATTGAAAGAGCATCCCCGTAATCGTTCCGATGAAGAGTTGAAATATATCGCTGATAAAGGCGGTTTTGTCGGCGTGACTATGTTTACCCCGTTCCTGCGTGCTGGTGTTAATGCCACGGTGGATGACTACGTTGAAGCGATCCGTTATGTCTACAACATTGTGGGAGAAGACGCGATCGGTATCGGTACCGACTTCACTCAGGGTCACGGTCACGATTTCTTTGAATACCTGACCCACGATAAAGGCTATGCCCGTCGTCTGACCCGTTTTGGCGAGATCATTAATCCAAAAGGTATCCGTACTGTTGGTGAATTCCCGAACCTGACTGAGGCTCTGTTGCGCGATGGTTTCTCTGAAAGCCAGGTGCGCAAGATTATGGGTGAGAACTGGGTGGATCTTCTGCGCGACGTCTGGGGTTCTTAA
- a CDS encoding GlxA family transcriptional regulator, translating into MTLDVNGGQPRAIGFLLLNNFTMISLASAVEALRMANQLSGEELYSWYTLTMDGQPVSASDGITITPDAGVESRPNLDMVIVAGGLNITKVYDRSHINWLQEMERKGCKLGAICTGAYLLADAGLMDGYECSTHWEYLAALQEAFPKVICSNRLFSLDRGRMTCTGGTVPLDMMLNVIKLEHGYQLSAAISEMFICDRVRDDKDQQKVPLRHVLGTTQPKLLEIVSLMEANIEEVIEMDELAHYVDLSRRQMERLFQKFLKCSPSRYYLKLRLLRARQLLKQTTMSIIDIAAACGFVSSPHFSKCYREQMGIPPREERSVVNKGGEEGAESSQSITPVKTKPVIKELATRDTFTEAKTESTFGSIPLKDKRDK; encoded by the coding sequence ATGACTCTTGATGTAAATGGTGGCCAGCCCCGTGCGATTGGTTTCCTGTTACTGAATAATTTCACCATGATCTCACTGGCGTCTGCCGTTGAGGCCTTGCGTATGGCGAATCAGCTCAGCGGTGAGGAGTTATATTCCTGGTACACACTGACAATGGACGGTCAGCCTGTCAGTGCCAGTGACGGTATTACCATCACACCCGATGCCGGTGTTGAGAGCCGTCCGAATCTGGATATGGTGATCGTCGCCGGTGGCCTGAATATCACCAAAGTCTACGATCGCAGTCATATCAACTGGTTACAGGAGATGGAGCGAAAAGGCTGCAAGCTTGGAGCAATCTGTACCGGAGCCTACTTGTTGGCGGATGCCGGTTTGATGGATGGCTACGAATGCAGTACCCACTGGGAATACCTTGCAGCCCTTCAGGAGGCATTTCCTAAAGTCATCTGTTCCAATCGTTTGTTCAGCCTGGACCGGGGACGGATGACCTGTACCGGCGGTACGGTGCCGCTGGATATGATGTTGAATGTGATCAAGCTGGAGCATGGTTATCAGCTGTCGGCGGCTATCTCAGAGATGTTTATCTGTGATCGTGTTCGCGATGATAAAGATCAGCAAAAAGTACCTCTGCGTCATGTATTGGGAACCACTCAACCCAAGCTGTTAGAAATAGTGTCATTGATGGAAGCCAATATTGAAGAAGTGATCGAAATGGATGAGCTGGCTCACTATGTTGATCTCTCCCGTCGGCAGATGGAAAGGCTGTTCCAGAAATTTTTGAAATGCTCCCCGTCCCGTTACTATCTCAAGCTAAGGTTGTTGCGGGCGCGGCAACTGTTAAAGCAGACCACAATGTCGATTATTGATATTGCTGCGGCCTGTGGGTTTGTCTCCAGCCCTCATTTCAGTAAGTGTTACCGTGAACAGATGGGGATTCCACCCCGGGAAGAGCGCTCAGTGGTGAATAAGGGTGGGGAAGAGGGTGCAGAAAGCTCTCAGTCGATTACGCCTGTTAAAACGAAGCCTGTTATTAAAGAGCTTGCGACCAGAGATACTTTTACAGAAGCCAAAACCGAGTCTACCTTTGGCTCGATTCCGTTGAAGGATAAGCGGGATAAATAG
- a CDS encoding response regulator transcription factor: protein MNTDARILVVDDEELTRHCLSSYFEEEGYTVFTADTAEQAEAILRSEAIDVILLDIRLPGKDGLTLTRELRVNTEVGIILVTGRQDDVDRLIGLECGADDYVTKPFNPREILARTKNLVRRVRHCTDQKPTDSLPHTLKSFERWKLNLDRRQLIDEQQQTIQLTEGEFQLLNTLMVNSGRVMSREQILEQIRNREWVPSDRTVDVLIGRLRRKLNDDPANPRTILTVHGTGYLFTPKPVDMP, encoded by the coding sequence ATGAACACAGATGCCCGAATTCTTGTTGTCGATGATGAAGAACTGACCCGACACTGTCTGAGCAGTTATTTTGAAGAGGAAGGCTACACTGTCTTTACCGCAGATACAGCGGAGCAAGCTGAAGCGATTCTGCGTAGCGAAGCGATCGATGTGATTCTTCTGGATATCCGCCTGCCCGGCAAAGATGGCCTGACCCTTACCCGCGAACTGCGGGTTAATACGGAAGTGGGCATTATTCTGGTCACTGGCCGACAGGATGACGTCGACCGATTAATCGGCCTGGAGTGCGGTGCCGATGACTATGTCACTAAGCCTTTTAACCCCCGCGAAATTCTCGCCCGTACTAAAAACCTGGTGCGTCGGGTTCGCCACTGTACCGACCAGAAACCCACCGACTCGCTCCCCCATACGTTAAAAAGCTTCGAACGCTGGAAACTGAACCTGGACCGGCGCCAGCTTATTGATGAACAACAGCAGACTATTCAACTGACTGAAGGTGAGTTTCAGTTACTCAATACGCTGATGGTCAATTCCGGCAGAGTGATGAGCCGGGAGCAGATACTCGAACAAATTCGCAACCGGGAGTGGGTGCCCAGTGATCGTACCGTTGATGTACTGATTGGACGGCTGCGCCGAAAACTGAACGATGACCCCGCCAATCCAAGAACCATTCTTACCGTCCACGGTACTGGTTATCTGTTTACGCCCAAGCCTGTGGATATGCCATGA
- a CDS encoding substrate-binding periplasmic protein, whose protein sequence is MTRSGQWWLIVLLSAVLILLSSTSYSRTLKACGHPFYPPVSWVSDQQLKGLAPAVTQQLFAELGYSVKLRAGYNWKRCLLEVQQGNADIVVAAYRIPSRESYLWFSSQPVIADQLALFVNRKTPPPFNNLDDLQGKVAGLLLGDSFGESLDQFLLQNTRIEYVSRNRQNFEKLADQKIDFMPIGLLSGRLQSRKLGFHEQVMPLIYRVSTEFYFLAVGKSSGLQQHLPFINRRLQEMHLNGTINRLTDHYSLLYLDQTAAEPRQ, encoded by the coding sequence ATGACCCGGAGCGGCCAGTGGTGGCTTATCGTGCTGTTAAGCGCGGTACTCATACTACTGTCCTCAACAAGTTACAGCCGTACTCTGAAAGCCTGCGGCCACCCTTTCTACCCACCGGTATCCTGGGTGAGTGATCAGCAACTAAAGGGGCTCGCACCCGCGGTTACCCAACAGCTCTTTGCCGAACTGGGATACAGTGTCAAACTCCGGGCGGGCTACAACTGGAAACGTTGCCTGCTTGAAGTACAACAAGGTAACGCTGATATTGTCGTCGCCGCTTACCGCATCCCCAGCCGGGAATCCTATCTTTGGTTTAGCAGCCAACCGGTTATTGCTGATCAGCTGGCACTGTTTGTTAACCGTAAAACACCGCCCCCTTTTAACAACCTGGATGACTTGCAAGGCAAAGTCGCCGGCCTGCTGCTGGGCGACAGCTTTGGCGAAAGCTTAGATCAGTTTCTGTTGCAAAATACGAGAATTGAGTACGTTTCACGTAACCGGCAAAATTTTGAAAAGCTGGCGGATCAAAAGATCGACTTTATGCCCATCGGTCTCCTCAGTGGTCGCCTGCAAAGTCGAAAACTGGGTTTCCATGAGCAGGTTATGCCGCTGATCTACCGCGTCAGTACAGAGTTCTATTTTCTCGCAGTCGGTAAAAGTAGCGGCCTGCAACAGCACCTGCCCTTTATCAATCGACGCCTGCAAGAGATGCATCTGAACGGGACTATCAACAGGCTAACCGATCACTATAGCTTGCTCTATCTCGACCAGACCGCAGCGGAGCCCCGGCAATGA